The following coding sequences lie in one Thermoanaerobaculia bacterium genomic window:
- a CDS encoding DUF4147 domain-containing protein produces MAGAELLEALWRTALDAVDPERLVAEFLERRRPRSRGRRGLFACGKAAVAMASGAFGSAPFDEVLVVAPREAAVPAALRAAVLFAAHPEPDRSSLAAARAALAFFRGFGAGEEIVALVSGGTSSLLALPRDGVTLADERSRVRRAMRAGWPIERLNRLRVSLSRIKGGRLAEATAARVTTLVLSDVPGADFRVVGSGPTVSPKKPLDRAFRVGDNRTGLSAAAAAARRAGIAVSVQRAPLSGEAAEAGRAFARRLRGGARRRGGEFLLLAGGETTVSIEGRAGTGGRNQEAALAAAIEIAGESGLAILAAGSDGRDGNSENAGALVDGGTVAAGNARGMDARKRLAAHDSASYFGSSGGAFRTGPTGTNVADWWFGYARSGR; encoded by the coding sequence GTGGCGGGCGCGGAGCTCCTCGAGGCTCTCTGGCGGACGGCGCTCGACGCGGTCGATCCGGAGCGCCTCGTGGCGGAGTTCCTCGAGCGGCGTCGTCCCCGCTCCCGGGGACGACGCGGGCTTTTCGCCTGCGGGAAGGCCGCGGTCGCGATGGCGTCCGGCGCCTTCGGCTCCGCGCCCTTCGACGAAGTTCTCGTCGTGGCGCCTCGCGAAGCCGCGGTTCCGGCGGCGCTGCGGGCCGCGGTCCTCTTCGCCGCGCACCCGGAGCCCGACCGGTCGAGCCTCGCGGCCGCGCGGGCCGCCCTCGCCTTCTTCCGCGGATTCGGCGCCGGCGAGGAGATCGTCGCGCTCGTCTCCGGGGGGACCTCGTCCCTCCTCGCCCTTCCGCGCGATGGCGTGACGCTCGCCGACGAGCGCTCGCGAGTTCGCCGGGCGATGAGGGCGGGCTGGCCGATCGAGCGCCTGAACCGGCTGCGCGTCTCTCTCTCTCGCATCAAGGGAGGGCGGCTCGCCGAAGCGACGGCGGCGCGGGTGACGACGCTCGTGCTCTCCGACGTTCCGGGGGCGGATTTCCGCGTGGTCGGGTCGGGGCCCACGGTGAGCCCGAAGAAACCGCTCGATCGCGCGTTCCGGGTCGGCGACAACCGAACGGGCCTCTCGGCGGCCGCGGCGGCGGCGAGGAGGGCGGGAATCGCGGTTTCCGTTCAACGGGCGCCGCTTTCCGGGGAAGCGGCGGAGGCGGGTCGGGCGTTCGCCCGGCGGCTCCGCGGGGGCGCGCGCCGCCGCGGCGGGGAGTTCCTCCTCCTCGCCGGCGGCGAAACGACCGTCTCGATCGAGGGACGCGCCGGGACGGGAGGGCGAAACCAGGAAGCCGCGCTGGCGGCGGCGATCGAGATCGCGGGGGAGTCCGGCCTCGCGATCCTGGCGGCCGGTTCGGACGGCCGCGACGGGAATTCGGAGAACGCCGGCGCCCTCGTCGACGGCGGGACGGTCGCGGCGGGGAATGCCCGCGGGATGGACGCGCGGAAACGGCTCGCGGCGCACGATTCGGCGTCGTATTTCGGGAGCTCGGGAGGGGCTTTCCGGACCGGTCCGACCGGAACGAACGTGGCCGACTGGTGGTTCGGTTATGCCCGTTCCGGACGTTGA
- a CDS encoding C45 family peptidase encodes MAPRRIAVAALPWVLAAAACAPATPRSAAPRIGGALEVQGGLRRFGGSFLRERDGIREARFAGPPYLRGYARGRLAYPQIAAGEEDLDALLKEMVPSGFRRWSLRRLLGLSMRRSEKWIGTAHLAEIRGVADAEFPDPLPRGWSPFARQLSLHALHDFSQRFIDTVPLSGACTGFAAAGPATADGHVYLARNFDFEAGGRFDREKIVAAVVPETGFRYLTVTFGGMTGVVSGFNEKGLGVSLQSLSGGPTAGSGEPSSLVVADVLQNDGTLEEAIARIRSARVLVSDLYLVADASGAMAVIEKTPKKTGVRRGGPAIAATNLADVPEIEREVGPPPRSSSSVARQRRIEELVSRARGTLDAAAAVAILRDRRGIGDAPLGPGNRNAIDALIACHSVVFDLTARRAWVAAAPHALGRFVCFDLSLLSTADPDDPRFAGLAARAIPADPFLDAGYGAYLEARRGNLRARRALLGGDPAAAEREADAAIRRAPRFVEALACRGEARLRLGDFPGAFEDFDAAARLRPGPPDFAAEIARFRDAASARRVPARPLAFPVSLADTIESRE; translated from the coding sequence ATGGCGCCCCGCCGGATCGCCGTCGCCGCTCTTCCCTGGGTTCTCGCGGCGGCCGCGTGCGCGCCCGCCACCCCGCGATCCGCCGCCCCCCGGATCGGGGGCGCGCTGGAGGTCCAGGGCGGCCTCCGGCGTTTCGGGGGTTCCTTTCTTCGCGAGCGCGACGGGATCCGCGAGGCTCGCTTTGCCGGGCCGCCGTATCTTCGCGGATACGCGCGAGGACGGCTGGCGTACCCGCAGATCGCCGCCGGAGAGGAGGATCTCGACGCGCTGCTGAAGGAAATGGTTCCCTCGGGGTTCCGCCGGTGGTCGCTCCGGCGGCTTCTCGGCCTCTCGATGCGGCGGTCGGAGAAATGGATCGGCACGGCGCACCTCGCGGAGATCCGCGGCGTCGCCGACGCCGAGTTTCCCGATCCCCTGCCGCGGGGCTGGAGTCCGTTCGCCCGCCAGCTCTCGCTCCACGCGCTCCACGACTTCTCGCAGCGCTTCATCGACACGGTCCCGCTCTCCGGCGCCTGTACGGGTTTCGCCGCGGCGGGCCCGGCGACCGCCGACGGCCACGTGTATCTCGCCCGGAACTTCGATTTCGAGGCGGGCGGCCGGTTCGACCGGGAAAAGATCGTCGCGGCCGTCGTCCCCGAGACCGGCTTCCGGTACCTCACGGTGACCTTCGGCGGAATGACCGGGGTCGTCTCGGGATTCAACGAGAAGGGGCTCGGCGTTTCGCTCCAGTCGCTCTCGGGGGGGCCGACGGCCGGATCGGGCGAGCCGTCGTCGCTCGTCGTCGCGGACGTGCTCCAGAACGACGGGACGCTCGAAGAGGCGATCGCGCGGATCCGCTCCGCGCGTGTCCTCGTCTCCGATCTCTACCTGGTCGCCGACGCTTCCGGCGCCATGGCGGTCATCGAGAAGACCCCGAAGAAAACGGGAGTCCGGCGGGGCGGGCCGGCGATCGCCGCGACGAATCTCGCGGACGTCCCGGAGATCGAGCGGGAGGTCGGGCCGCCGCCGCGATCCTCCTCATCGGTGGCGCGGCAGCGGCGGATCGAGGAGCTCGTCTCTCGCGCGCGAGGGACGCTCGACGCGGCGGCGGCCGTCGCGATCCTGCGCGATCGCCGCGGAATCGGCGATGCCCCCCTCGGCCCCGGAAACCGCAACGCCATCGACGCGCTGATCGCCTGCCATTCGGTCGTCTTCGACCTGACCGCGAGGCGCGCCTGGGTCGCCGCCGCGCCCCACGCGCTCGGCAGGTTCGTCTGCTTCGACCTCTCGCTCCTCTCGACCGCCGATCCGGACGACCCGCGGTTCGCGGGGCTGGCCGCCCGCGCGATTCCCGCGGACCCGTTCCTCGACGCCGGCTACGGGGCGTATCTCGAGGCCCGCCGCGGGAACCTCCGCGCGCGACGCGCGCTCCTCGGCGGGGACCCGGCGGCCGCCGAACGCGAGGCGGACGCGGCCATCCGCCGCGCGCCGCGATTCGTCGAGGCGCTCGCCTGCCGCGGAGAAGCCCGCCTTCGCCTCGGCGATTTTCCCGGCGCCTTCGAGGACTTCGACGCCGCGGCGCGGCTGCGCCCGGGCCCTCCGGACTTCGCGGCGGAGATCGCCCGTTTCCGCGACGCGGCCTCGGCGCGGAGGGTGCCGGCGCGCCCTCTCGCCTTCCCGGTCTCGCTCGCGGACACGATCGAATCTCGTGAATAA